A stretch of the Persephonella sp. genome encodes the following:
- a CDS encoding DsrE family protein: protein MRFLIVLLSFFSITLAQDKGAKLEVSDSTYPSLKVVYDWNLQNPEAVDKALNYIRNHLKAYSEYSPLEDVEIVVVSHGAEVPVFAKQNREIFKKIIERIKNFHESYGVEFYVCYNAAKAFGFDKEDFPDFVILTPAGVAKLAALQEEGYRLVPVVVHDFKPIREKYGKKR, encoded by the coding sequence ATGAGGTTTTTGATTGTTTTGCTTTCTTTTTTTAGTATAACCCTTGCACAGGATAAAGGGGCAAAGCTTGAGGTGTCTGACAGCACCTATCCTTCTTTGAAGGTTGTTTATGACTGGAACTTACAAAATCCTGAAGCTGTTGATAAAGCCTTAAACTACATAAGAAACCATCTGAAGGCTTATTCAGAATACTCCCCCCTTGAAGATGTAGAGATTGTAGTTGTTAGTCACGGAGCAGAAGTTCCTGTTTTCGCAAAACAAAACAGGGAGATATTCAAAAAAATAATAGAGAGGATAAAAAATTTCCATGAGTCTTACGGCGTAGAATTTTATGTGTGTTACAACGCTGCAAAAGCATTTGGTTTTGATAAAGAGGATTTTCCTGATTTTGTTATCTTAACTCCTGCAGGGGTTGCAAAATTAGCAGCCCTTCAGGAAGAGGGTTACAGACTTGTTCCAGTTGTTGTTCACGACTTTAAGCCCATAAGAGAAAAATACGGAAAGAAGCGATGA